A section of the Verrucomicrobium sp. GAS474 genome encodes:
- a CDS encoding lmo0937 family membrane protein, producing the protein MLYTIALVLIVLWVLGLVTGRTMGSFVHILLVLAVLIILLNLIRS; encoded by the coding sequence ATGCTCTACACCATCGCCCTCGTTCTCATCGTCCTCTGGGTGCTCGGCCTCGTCACCGGCCGCACGATGGGCTCGTTCGTCCACATCCTGCTCGTCCTCGCGGTCCTCATCATTCTCCTCAACCTCATCCGTTCCTAA